A window of Indicator indicator isolate 239-I01 chromosome 25, UM_Iind_1.1, whole genome shotgun sequence contains these coding sequences:
- the SMIM18 gene encoding small integral membrane protein 18: MATLNTTHWNETTSISQYLGFQVQKIYPFHDNWNTACFIILIIFIFTVVSLVVLAFLYELLDCCCCVKNKTVKDLENEPNPVRAMLNSFRKRETEVV, from the coding sequence ATGGCAACCCTCAACACCACCCACTGGAATGAGACTACatccatttcccagtatctgggCTTTCAAGTGCAAAAGATTTACCCTTTCCATGACAACTGGAACACTGCCTGCTTTATTATTCTGATCATATTCATCTTTACTGTGGTTTCTCTGGTGGTCTTGGCTTTCCTCTATGAACTGctggactgctgctgctgtgtgaaaaACAAGACTGTGAAAGACTTGGAGAATGAACCCAATCCAGTCAGAGCAATGCTGAACAGCTTCCGAAAGCGTGAGACAGAGGTGGTGTAG